The following are from one region of the Terriglobia bacterium genome:
- a CDS encoding PilZ domain-containing protein, producing MPEQGRDGTPWAKKKPTVALFPLDQQSRDVLSDCFSQFSIEVIAAHDTTILRNAKLEGCVVSLTSPIVEDIVAEARNSAWQKRMVVYAVGPAGSIHGLSGLAKYGINVLLDSPVTRQTALKAIHATRSLLLNELRRYVRLPLAAPVALEYGSRRFTATSSEISGGGMSLQCKDHCPPPDTTVHASFAVPGSAQADIACVVCWSDDKNGQFGLRFDPAAEGRQAVKAWIENYLGID from the coding sequence ATGCCGGAACAGGGTCGCGATGGTACACCGTGGGCCAAGAAAAAGCCAACGGTCGCCCTCTTTCCTTTGGATCAGCAGAGTCGGGACGTTCTCAGTGACTGCTTCAGCCAGTTCAGCATCGAGGTCATTGCCGCTCACGACACCACCATCTTGCGCAATGCGAAACTGGAAGGTTGCGTGGTGTCCCTCACCAGTCCTATTGTCGAGGACATCGTGGCCGAAGCGCGCAATTCGGCGTGGCAGAAGCGCATGGTCGTCTATGCGGTCGGACCGGCCGGCAGCATCCACGGCCTCAGCGGCTTGGCCAAGTACGGTATCAATGTTCTTTTGGATTCACCTGTCACCCGTCAGACGGCGCTCAAGGCAATCCACGCTACGCGCTCGTTGCTGTTGAACGAGCTGAGGCGCTATGTTCGCCTTCCGCTTGCCGCGCCGGTCGCCCTCGAATATGGATCGCGCCGCTTCACGGCAACCTCGTCCGAGATCAGCGGTGGCGGCATGTCACTGCAATGCAAGGATCACTGCCCGCCGCCCGACACTACCGTGCACGCCTCATTCGCCGTTCCCGGATCCGCGCAGGCCGACATTGCCTGCGTCGTCTGCTGGTCCGACGATAAGAATGGGCAGTTCGGACTGCGCTTTGACCCGGCGGCGGAAGGTCGCCAGGCGGTGAAAGCCTGGATCGAGAACTACCTCGGGATCGACTAA
- a CDS encoding sigma-54 dependent transcriptional regulator, whose amino-acid sequence MGNVLVVDDERSICEMLEIALRKDGHKIETVNSGENAKKKVDSALFDVIVTDIKMPRTNGIEVLRYAHSVSPDTAVVLITAVDDLESAVQAVKAGGAFDYIRKGPGLVEDVKFAISKAMEKLALRRQNLAYKRDALSRNSLDHLVGISPAIEKLKLTIRAIAPTNSTVLIDGESGTGKELVARAVHACSTRAGAPFLPANCGAFTETLLESELFGYLKGSFTGANQNRRGLFEEATGGTVFLDEISEMSIGMQVKLLRVLQENTVRPLGSAAEIPVDVRVIAATNRDLERTTAEGGFREDLYYRLSVIPIHVPPLRERREDLPILANHFLKKYAPAAGKSILRIAPDSLLALTGYDWPGNVRQLENTIERAVALCTGNELQMELPVERGVVRAAAPSVGGPGTSVSIPADGMDMERYVADLERAFIQSALRQCNGVQTRAAEMLKLSYRSFRHLLKKYDL is encoded by the coding sequence GTGGGTAACGTTCTGGTGGTTGACGACGAGCGCTCGATTTGCGAGATGTTGGAAATCGCCCTGCGCAAGGATGGGCACAAGATCGAGACCGTCAACTCCGGCGAAAACGCGAAGAAAAAGGTCGACTCCGCGCTGTTCGACGTGATCGTCACCGACATCAAGATGCCGCGCACCAACGGCATCGAAGTCCTACGCTACGCCCACAGCGTGTCGCCCGATACGGCGGTGGTGCTGATCACGGCGGTGGATGACCTGGAGTCGGCGGTACAGGCGGTCAAGGCGGGCGGCGCGTTCGATTACATCCGCAAGGGCCCCGGCCTGGTGGAGGACGTGAAGTTCGCCATCAGCAAGGCGATGGAAAAGCTGGCGCTGCGACGGCAGAACCTGGCGTACAAGCGCGACGCCCTGAGTCGCAACTCGCTCGACCACCTGGTCGGCATCAGCCCGGCGATCGAGAAGCTCAAACTGACCATCCGCGCCATCGCGCCCACCAACAGCACCGTGCTCATCGATGGCGAGAGCGGCACCGGCAAGGAGCTGGTAGCGCGCGCCGTCCATGCCTGCTCCACCCGCGCCGGAGCGCCATTCCTTCCGGCAAACTGCGGCGCGTTTACCGAGACGCTGCTGGAAAGCGAGCTCTTCGGATATCTCAAGGGTTCCTTCACCGGCGCTAACCAGAACCGGCGCGGCTTGTTCGAGGAGGCCACCGGCGGCACCGTTTTTCTGGACGAAATCAGCGAGATGAGTATCGGTATGCAGGTGAAACTGCTGCGCGTGCTGCAGGAAAATACCGTGCGCCCGCTGGGGTCGGCCGCCGAGATTCCGGTGGACGTGCGGGTCATCGCCGCCACCAATCGCGATCTGGAACGTACAACCGCGGAAGGCGGCTTTCGCGAAGACCTCTACTATCGCTTGAGCGTCATTCCCATCCATGTCCCACCCTTGCGGGAGCGGCGCGAGGATCTGCCCATCCTGGCGAATCATTTCTTGAAGAAGTATGCGCCGGCAGCGGGGAAAAGCATCCTGCGCATTGCGCCTGACTCGTTGCTGGCCCTGACCGGATACGACTGGCCGGGCAACGTGCGCCAGCTGGAGAACACCATCGAGCGCGCCGTCGCTCTGTGCACCGGGAACGAACTACAGATGGAACTTCCGGTGGAGCGCGGGGTGGTGCGCGCCGCCGCGCCTAGTGTTGGCGGACCGGGGACCAGCGTCTCCATTCCGGCAGATGGAATGGACATGGAGCGCTACGTCGCCGACTTGGAGCGGGCGTTTATTCAATCCGCCCTGCGGCAGTGCAATGGAGTTCAAACCCGGGCCGCCGAAATGTTAAAGCTTTCCTACAGGTCTTTCCGGCATTTGCTGAAAAAATACGATCTGTAG
- a CDS encoding DUF4097 family beta strand repeat-containing protein — protein sequence MKTSLRVVLCVVLLFGSLPLLAEEATFDRTLKVSGPVDLEVVTGSGSITVRNGAPGMIAVHGTVKAGFCFGFCGGSGDPAEAVKAIAANPPIEQSGSTVRVGHLGESQRYNNISISYELVVPAETKLLSKTGSGHQEISGIAGPAEVSAGSGSLRLSDIAGQVRARTGSGSITMSNLRGSVRAHAGSGSIKGEGVGISTLVENRAKYQGKDPSPAPATKAGSGFTDTSTMGSAADLDFQTGSGSIRVNDLRGTLRAHTGSGSIELQGQPTGDWSMTTGSGGITVRLPAQAAFNLDARTGSGSVRTDRQVVVQGTLDKHELRGTVNGGGFHLDLHTGSGTIRIE from the coding sequence ATGAAAACATCGCTGCGTGTTGTCCTCTGCGTGGTTCTGCTGTTCGGCAGCCTCCCGTTGTTGGCGGAGGAGGCGACGTTTGATCGCACCTTGAAGGTTAGCGGTCCGGTGGACCTGGAAGTGGTGACCGGGTCGGGCAGCATCACGGTGCGCAACGGCGCGCCGGGAATGATCGCCGTGCACGGTACGGTGAAGGCCGGCTTCTGCTTCGGTTTTTGCGGCGGCAGCGGCGATCCGGCTGAGGCGGTGAAAGCGATCGCGGCCAATCCGCCGATCGAGCAGAGCGGCAGCACGGTGCGCGTCGGGCACCTCGGCGAATCGCAGCGCTACAACAACATTTCCATCAGCTATGAGCTGGTTGTCCCCGCCGAAACCAAGTTGTTGTCGAAGACCGGCTCGGGACACCAGGAGATTTCGGGGATTGCCGGTCCGGCGGAGGTGAGCGCGGGTTCGGGCAGCTTGCGGCTGTCCGACATTGCCGGCCAGGTGCGCGCGCGCACCGGTTCGGGCAGCATCACCATGAGCAACCTGCGCGGTTCGGTACGCGCCCACGCCGGCAGCGGTTCCATCAAGGGCGAGGGTGTGGGAATTTCAACCTTGGTGGAGAACCGCGCGAAATACCAGGGCAAGGACCCTTCGCCGGCGCCGGCCACCAAGGCGGGTTCCGGCTTCACCGATACATCCACCATGGGTTCGGCAGCGGATTTGGACTTCCAGACCGGATCGGGCAGCATCCGCGTCAACGACCTGCGTGGCACCCTGCGCGCGCACACTGGCAGCGGCAGCATCGAGTTGCAGGGTCAGCCCACCGGAGACTGGAGCATGACCACCGGATCCGGCGGCATCACCGTACGCCTGCCGGCACAGGCAGCGTTTAATTTGGACGCACGCACCGGCTCAGGGTCCGTCCGTACTGACCGGCAGGTCGTTGTGCAAGGCACGCTCGATAAACATGAGCTGCGCGGCACGGTGAACGGTGGCGGATTTCATCTGGATCTTCACACCGGCTCGGGAACGATTCGGATTGAATAG
- a CDS encoding SAM-dependent chlorinase/fluorinase, protein MAQRLITFTTDFGLNDHYVGTMKGVILSINPTAQIVDICNAVQSFDVLDGALTIAQAYTYFPSETVHLVVVDPGVGSTRRPLLVTTDKHMFLAPDNGVLSFVYDREERILVRDITSTHYFLQPVSSTFHGRDVFAAVAGWLSKGVEVAKFGDEITDYTRFAAPKPKPVNDKLLKGVVLKVDKFGNLITNITPDDLPQLFTSEPPPFKVLIARHEIAKMTHSYSEGTPGEVFVVLNSMGFLEIASHRGSAAHIVGAGKGSDVGVLFESAQMGAIAP, encoded by the coding sequence GTGGCCCAGCGCCTGATCACATTTACCACCGACTTCGGACTGAACGACCACTACGTCGGCACCATGAAGGGCGTCATTCTGAGCATCAACCCGACGGCGCAGATCGTGGACATCTGCAACGCGGTGCAATCGTTCGATGTGCTCGACGGCGCGCTGACGATTGCGCAGGCCTATACCTATTTCCCCTCCGAAACGGTCCATTTGGTGGTGGTGGATCCGGGGGTGGGCTCGACCCGGCGGCCGCTGCTGGTGACCACCGACAAGCACATGTTCCTCGCCCCCGACAACGGCGTCTTATCGTTTGTGTACGACCGCGAGGAGCGTATTTTGGTGCGCGACATCACCTCCACCCACTATTTCCTGCAGCCGGTGAGCAGCACGTTCCACGGACGCGACGTTTTTGCCGCGGTTGCCGGCTGGCTGAGCAAGGGCGTCGAGGTGGCGAAGTTCGGCGACGAAATCACCGACTACACCCGCTTCGCCGCGCCCAAACCCAAGCCGGTCAATGACAAGCTGCTGAAGGGCGTGGTCCTGAAGGTGGACAAATTTGGGAACCTGATCACCAACATCACGCCTGATGATCTGCCGCAACTGTTCACCTCCGAGCCGCCGCCGTTCAAAGTGCTGATCGCCAGGCACGAGATCGCCAAGATGACACATTCGTACTCGGAGGGCACGCCCGGCGAAGTGTTTGTCGTGCTGAACTCCATGGGATTCTTGGAAATTGCCAGCCACCGCGGCTCGGCGGCGCATATCGTGGGAGCGGGAAAGGGCTCGGATGTCGGCGTGCTGTTTGAGAGCGCGCAGATGGGTGCGATCGCACCCTGA
- a CDS encoding type II secretion system F family protein codes for MPVFTFTGKNAAGEKVSGERVAENKQVLKAALTRERISDSTIKEKGKEFVMPTFGSGKVATKDIAIFFRQFSVMIDAGLPLVQCLEILAANQENPAFQKALTGVRQTVEGGATLSNAMRGYPKIFDDLTTNMIEAGETGGILDIILQRLSAYVEKAVKLRSAVKSALIYPVSVISIAVLIVGALLKFVVPIFANLFAGLGVDLPVPTRIVMNLSKFVSNFWWVVFAVLIALVIGVKQVRKHPKGRYVWDNMMLHLPVFGMVLRKIAVARFTRTLGTLITSGVPILEGLSITARTSGNAVLEQALMKVRKAIEEGRTIVDPLKECGVFPNMVTQMIGVGEATGAMDAMLQKIADFYEDEVDSATKDMLTLLEPVMISFLGVAVGGIVISLYMPLFSMIAKLSG; via the coding sequence ATGCCAGTTTTCACATTTACCGGCAAAAATGCCGCCGGCGAGAAGGTGTCCGGAGAACGGGTGGCCGAGAATAAGCAGGTGTTGAAGGCGGCGCTCACCCGGGAGCGCATCAGCGATTCGACCATCAAGGAAAAGGGCAAGGAATTTGTCATGCCCACCTTCGGCTCGGGCAAGGTTGCCACCAAGGACATCGCCATCTTCTTCCGCCAGTTCTCGGTGATGATTGACGCCGGCCTGCCGCTGGTGCAGTGCCTGGAGATCCTGGCCGCCAACCAGGAGAACCCGGCCTTCCAGAAGGCCCTGACCGGCGTACGGCAGACGGTGGAAGGCGGCGCGACGCTGTCCAACGCGATGCGCGGCTACCCAAAGATTTTCGACGACCTTACCACCAACATGATCGAGGCCGGGGAGACGGGTGGCATTTTGGACATCATTCTGCAGCGCCTCTCGGCCTACGTGGAAAAAGCGGTGAAACTGCGCTCGGCGGTAAAGTCGGCGCTGATCTACCCGGTCTCGGTGATCAGCATTGCCGTGCTGATCGTGGGCGCGCTGCTGAAGTTCGTGGTCCCCATATTCGCCAACTTGTTTGCCGGCCTCGGCGTCGACCTGCCCGTCCCGACGCGCATCGTCATGAACCTGAGCAAGTTCGTGAGCAACTTCTGGTGGGTGGTTTTCGCCGTTCTGATCGCGCTGGTCATCGGCGTCAAGCAGGTGCGCAAGCACCCCAAGGGCCGCTACGTTTGGGACAACATGATGCTGCACCTGCCGGTCTTCGGCATGGTGCTGCGCAAGATCGCGGTGGCGCGCTTCACCCGCACGCTGGGAACCTTGATCACCTCCGGCGTGCCCATCCTGGAAGGGCTGAGCATCACCGCGCGCACCTCCGGCAATGCGGTGCTGGAACAGGCGCTGATGAAGGTGCGCAAGGCGATCGAGGAGGGCCGCACCATCGTGGATCCGCTGAAGGAATGCGGCGTCTTTCCCAACATGGTGACACAGATGATCGGGGTAGGCGAAGCCACCGGCGCCATGGACGCCATGCTGCAAAAGATTGCCGACTTCTACGAGGACGAAGTGGACTCCGCCACCAAGGACATGCTGACGCTGCTGGAACCGGTGATGATCTCATTCCTGGGCGTGGCCGTCGGCGGCATCGTCATCTCGCTGTACATGCCGCTGTTCTCCATGATCGCCAAGCTGTCCGGCTAG
- a CDS encoding type IV pilus twitching motility protein PilT: MAVTLSDLLKKLLELNGSDLHITTNSPPQLRVHGHLQPLDMPPLTPAETKALAYSVMTDAQKHRFEEDLELDFSFGMKGLARFRANIFNQRGAAGAVFRVIPFEIKSFQQLNLPPVVAKLCEKPRGLILVTGPTGSGKSTTLAAMIDKINTDRHDHIITIEDPIEFVHQHKNCLVNQREVHADTKSFSNALRAALREDPDVVLIGEMRDLETIEAALRIAETGHLTFGTLHTNSAASTINRVIDVFPAHQQSQIRAQLSLVLEGIMCQALLQKIGGMGRAMAMEILIPNAAVRNLIREDKIHQIYSAMQSGQDKFGMQTFNQSLATLYMSKQITLETALQRSSNAEELQEMINRGAGITKGVGAAPGKR; this comes from the coding sequence ATGGCTGTCACACTGAGCGATCTTCTGAAGAAACTGCTGGAGTTGAACGGCAGCGATCTGCATATCACCACGAATTCGCCGCCCCAGCTCCGCGTGCACGGTCACTTGCAGCCGCTGGACATGCCGCCGCTGACCCCGGCCGAAACCAAGGCCTTGGCCTACAGCGTCATGACCGACGCGCAGAAGCACCGCTTTGAGGAAGACTTGGAGCTGGACTTCTCCTTCGGGATGAAAGGCCTGGCGCGGTTCCGCGCCAACATATTCAATCAGCGTGGCGCGGCAGGAGCGGTCTTCCGCGTGATTCCGTTCGAGATCAAGAGCTTCCAGCAATTGAACCTGCCGCCGGTGGTGGCGAAATTGTGCGAGAAGCCGCGCGGCCTCATCCTGGTGACCGGACCAACCGGCTCGGGCAAATCCACTACGCTGGCGGCCATGATCGACAAGATCAACACCGATCGCCACGATCACATCATCACCATCGAGGACCCGATCGAGTTCGTGCACCAGCACAAGAACTGCCTGGTGAACCAGCGCGAAGTGCACGCCGACACCAAGTCGTTCTCCAACGCTCTGCGCGCCGCCCTCCGCGAGGACCCCGACGTAGTGCTGATCGGGGAAATGCGCGACCTGGAGACCATCGAAGCGGCGTTGCGCATCGCCGAGACCGGCCACCTCACCTTCGGCACCTTGCATACCAATTCGGCGGCCTCCACGATTAACCGCGTGATTGACGTTTTCCCGGCGCACCAGCAATCGCAGATCCGCGCCCAGCTCTCGCTGGTGCTGGAAGGCATCATGTGCCAGGCGCTGCTGCAAAAGATCGGCGGAATGGGACGCGCCATGGCGATGGAGATCCTGATACCCAACGCCGCCGTGCGCAACCTGATCCGGGAAGACAAGATCCACCAGATTTATTCCGCCATGCAGTCCGGCCAGGACAAGTTCGGCATGCAGACATTTAACCAGTCCTTGGCCACGCTGTACATGAGCAAGCAGATCACGCTGGAAACGGCGTTGCAGCGGTCGTCCAATGCGGAAGAGCTGCAGGAGATGATCAATCGCGGCGCGGGCATCACCAAGGGAGTAGGAGCAGCGCCGGGGAAGAGGTAG
- a CDS encoding ABC transporter permease: MLRFLLTRALYTLPVLWLVVSVVFLLIHLVPGDPIQQMLGEGAAAADIQAARHAYGLDLPIRQQYLKYCRGVLHGDLGQSLRFNEKVGRLIAERYPFTLELTLASLFVALALSIPAGVRSARRRNRWDERAISFVSLLGLSFPNFALGPVLILFFAVKLGILPVSGSGTVAHLVLPAITMGGALAAILTRMVRTSMLEELSQDYIRTARAKGLPERTVVYRHALRNAMIPVLTVIGLQFGALLAGAIVTETIFSWPGIGRLTIQAISNRDYYLVQGCILTIGLTYVAVNFVTDLLYSAFNPRIRQ; this comes from the coding sequence ATGCTCCGATTCTTACTAACCCGCGCGCTCTACACTCTCCCGGTCCTCTGGCTGGTGGTATCGGTCGTCTTCCTGCTGATCCACCTCGTCCCCGGCGACCCCATCCAGCAAATGCTCGGCGAAGGCGCAGCAGCAGCCGACATCCAGGCAGCGCGCCACGCCTACGGTCTCGACTTGCCGATCAGGCAACAGTATCTGAAGTATTGCAGGGGTGTCCTGCACGGCGACCTCGGCCAGTCGCTGCGCTTCAATGAGAAAGTCGGACGCCTCATCGCCGAGCGCTATCCCTTCACGCTCGAGTTGACGCTGGCCTCGCTTTTCGTTGCCCTGGCGCTCTCCATTCCAGCCGGCGTGCGCTCGGCGCGGCGACGCAACCGCTGGGACGAACGCGCCATCAGCTTCGTCAGCCTGCTCGGGCTTTCGTTCCCCAACTTCGCTCTCGGCCCGGTGCTAATCCTGTTTTTCGCCGTCAAGCTGGGAATCCTGCCGGTATCCGGCAGCGGAACGGTGGCGCACCTGGTCCTGCCCGCGATCACCATGGGCGGAGCGCTGGCCGCCATCCTCACGCGCATGGTGCGCACCTCGATGCTGGAGGAACTGAGTCAGGACTACATCCGGACCGCCCGTGCCAAGGGTCTGCCGGAGCGCACGGTGGTTTACCGTCACGCGCTGCGCAACGCCATGATTCCCGTTCTAACCGTGATCGGGCTGCAATTCGGCGCGCTGCTGGCCGGCGCCATCGTCACCGAGACGATCTTCTCCTGGCCCGGCATCGGCCGCCTGACGATTCAGGCAATCTCCAACCGCGACTACTATCTCGTGCAGGGCTGCATTCTGACGATTGGATTGACTTATGTTGCGGTGAATTTCGTGACGGACTTGCTGTACTCCGCGTTCAATCCGCGTATCAGGCAGTAG
- a CDS encoding efflux RND transporter periplasmic adaptor subunit, with protein MANGNGKKKKRRWLYISGSIVGVLAIVFGVVAATRGGTKIDASKLAKVDRGDLAKSVVATGKIEPITKVEIKSKASGIVKKWNADAGQMVKAGQVLVDLDKVEIEAQVRQAKAQLEAAEASERAAIADFERAKVDAISPDVPLLKRAYERAVSMAKDGVVSQSQLDDAQRNYVLALNKQQVAQANLGVLKAREKQAQAQVAQASATLAQLQEQYTYYTIVAPIDGIILSRDVEIGNAVSSILVMGSSATLVMTEGDTSEVYVKGKVDESDIGKVYLGQPARIKVESFKDKTFTGKVTKISPMGVEKDNVTTFEVRASINNPGGELKAAMTANAEIILEEHKNVLRIPEGAVLYDKDKKASVEVPSPNAKDGKRKVAVKLGISNGAKAEVLEGLKEGDQVVLQ; from the coding sequence ATGGCAAACGGCAATGGTAAGAAAAAGAAGAGGCGCTGGCTGTACATCAGTGGCTCGATTGTAGGCGTGCTGGCAATCGTATTCGGCGTGGTGGCTGCCACCCGCGGTGGGACTAAGATTGACGCATCGAAGCTGGCGAAAGTTGACCGCGGCGATCTGGCCAAGAGCGTGGTCGCGACCGGCAAGATCGAGCCGATTACCAAGGTGGAAATCAAGTCCAAGGCCAGCGGCATTGTGAAGAAGTGGAACGCCGACGCCGGACAGATGGTGAAAGCCGGTCAGGTGCTGGTCGACCTCGACAAGGTGGAAATCGAGGCGCAGGTGCGGCAGGCGAAGGCGCAGTTGGAGGCGGCCGAGGCCAGCGAGCGCGCTGCCATCGCCGACTTTGAGCGCGCCAAGGTGGATGCGATTAGCCCCGACGTCCCTCTGCTCAAGCGCGCTTACGAACGCGCCGTCAGCATGGCGAAGGACGGGGTGGTATCGCAGTCGCAACTGGACGACGCACAGAGGAATTATGTGCTGGCGCTCAACAAGCAGCAGGTTGCGCAGGCCAATCTCGGCGTTTTGAAGGCAAGAGAGAAGCAGGCACAGGCACAGGTGGCGCAGGCGAGCGCGACCCTGGCGCAGTTGCAGGAACAATACACGTACTACACGATCGTCGCACCCATAGACGGCATCATTCTCTCGCGCGACGTGGAAATTGGCAACGCGGTCAGTTCCATCCTGGTGATGGGCTCGTCGGCGACGCTGGTCATGACCGAAGGCGACACCAGCGAGGTGTACGTCAAGGGCAAGGTGGACGAGAGCGATATTGGGAAGGTTTATCTCGGCCAGCCGGCGCGCATCAAGGTGGAGTCGTTCAAGGACAAGACCTTCACCGGCAAAGTGACCAAGATCTCGCCCATGGGGGTGGAGAAAGACAACGTCACGACCTTCGAGGTGCGCGCTTCCATCAACAATCCGGGCGGCGAGTTGAAGGCCGCCATGACCGCCAACGCGGAAATTATCCTGGAAGAACACAAGAACGTGCTGCGGATACCGGAAGGCGCCGTGCTGTACGACAAGGACAAGAAGGCGTCGGTGGAAGTGCCCAGCCCCAACGCCAAGGATGGCAAGAGGAAAGTCGCTGTCAAGCTTGGGATCTCCAACGGAGCGAAGGCCGAAGTGCTCGAGGGACTCAAGGAAGGCGACCAGGTCGTGCTGCAGTAA
- a CDS encoding hemolysin family protein, producing MAGYVLLRVFGVVLLVAANAFFVAAEFALVSVRDTRIQQLIDAGRVGARTVRKLHERMDELLSAVQLGVTLSSLGLGWLGEPTLAALIQMAMGRADHPTVLAHTVAVVLAFIVITYLHVVLGEVVPKSVTLQRPDRVALAVAAPMDFFITVARPFLRVISSSARFVLRRFGTHEIRSSVVHSPEELKLIVEASRRFGIVPQVEEEMILRALELGDITVRQVMVPRPRIFSLPADLPLEQALARVVEEQHSRVPVYDPQSGPEHIIGLLYSKDLTRWMRLRYSQPSSDPAAPRLARMVVRDIMRNVLVVPETKPLTDLLAEFRHRRRHLAVVVDEFGSTSGVVTVEDALEQLVGEIEDEFDITPQPLPAGATSMVLEGAVNIRDLETQHHVNLPSNQGFETLAGFMLANFQRIPNPADSFEFDGRRFTVLEMENRRIARVLIETLQPEAAQRAGD from the coding sequence ATGGCCGGATACGTGCTCCTGCGGGTGTTTGGCGTCGTGCTGCTGGTGGCAGCCAATGCCTTCTTTGTGGCAGCGGAATTTGCCCTGGTCAGCGTCCGCGACACCCGCATCCAGCAGCTCATTGACGCCGGCCGGGTGGGCGCCCGCACCGTGCGCAAGCTGCACGAGCGCATGGACGAGTTGCTCAGCGCCGTCCAGCTCGGCGTCACCCTGTCCAGCCTCGGACTGGGCTGGCTCGGCGAGCCTACCCTTGCCGCCTTAATCCAGATGGCAATGGGCCGAGCTGACCACCCCACGGTCCTGGCCCACACCGTTGCCGTCGTGCTGGCATTCATCGTGATCACCTACTTGCACGTTGTCCTGGGAGAGGTAGTACCGAAATCGGTGACGTTGCAGCGTCCCGACCGGGTTGCGCTCGCCGTGGCCGCGCCCATGGACTTCTTCATAACGGTGGCACGCCCGTTTCTGCGCGTGATCAGCTCTTCCGCCCGCTTCGTGCTGCGCCGTTTCGGGACCCATGAAATACGTTCCTCAGTCGTGCACTCGCCCGAGGAGCTGAAGCTGATCGTGGAAGCTTCCCGCCGCTTCGGCATCGTCCCCCAGGTCGAGGAAGAGATGATCCTGCGCGCGCTCGAACTGGGCGACATTACCGTGCGCCAGGTCATGGTGCCGCGGCCGCGGATTTTTTCCTTGCCCGCCGACTTGCCCTTGGAACAGGCGCTGGCGCGCGTAGTCGAGGAACAGCATTCGCGCGTTCCGGTATACGACCCGCAGAGCGGCCCCGAACACATCATCGGCCTGCTCTACAGTAAGGACCTCACCCGCTGGATGCGGCTGCGCTACAGCCAACCATCGTCCGATCCCGCCGCCCCGCGCCTGGCGCGCATGGTGGTGCGCGACATCATGCGCAACGTGCTGGTGGTGCCGGAGACCAAGCCGCTCACCGACTTGCTGGCCGAATTCCGCCACCGCAGGCGCCATCTGGCGGTGGTGGTGGATGAGTTCGGCTCCACCTCCGGCGTGGTGACCGTCGAAGACGCGCTCGAGCAACTGGTGGGGGAAATCGAAGACGAGTTCGACATCACGCCGCAGCCGCTCCCCGCCGGCGCTACCAGCATGGTACTGGAGGGCGCGGTCAACATTCGCGACCTCGAAACCCAACATCACGTAAATCTGCCTTCGAATCAGGGGTTCGAAACGCTGGCGGGCTTTATGCTGGCAAATTTCCAGCGCATCCCGAATCCGGCCGACTCGTTTGAATTCGATGGCCGCCGCTTCACCGTGCTGGAAATGGAGAACCGCCGCATCGCCCGCGTGTTGATCGAAACCCTCCAGCCCGAAGCGGCACAGCGGGCAGGAGACTAG
- a CDS encoding tetratricopeptide repeat protein, with amino-acid sequence MPDSRQVAEDHYYHALDLYAEGRHEEAVVAYQNSIAADPTFTEAMHGLSRAYQDMNRLDEAIEIANRIAELDPDDVLAHTSLSILYQKKGMVPEAEAEGNKARILGWKQQLREGKK; translated from the coding sequence ATGCCAGACTCGCGCCAGGTCGCCGAAGACCACTACTACCACGCGCTGGACCTCTATGCCGAAGGGCGCCACGAAGAAGCAGTGGTAGCCTACCAGAACTCCATCGCGGCCGACCCTACTTTCACCGAGGCAATGCACGGCCTTTCGCGCGCCTACCAAGACATGAACCGGTTGGATGAAGCCATCGAGATCGCCAACCGAATCGCCGAACTCGACCCCGACGACGTGCTCGCACACACTTCTCTGTCCATCCTCTACCAGAAGAAGGGCATGGTTCCCGAGGCCGAAGCGGAAGGCAACAAAGCGCGCATCTTAGGCTGGAAGCAGCAGTTGAGGGAGGGGAAGAAGTAG